In Planctomycetota bacterium, a single window of DNA contains:
- a CDS encoding NAD(P)(+) transhydrogenase (Re/Si-specific) subunit beta → MNIPVEICYFLASLLFMLSLKGLASPRTARRANFISMAAMALTVVPTFFWRVGGTRGGALINNLVIILGGVALGSAIGLVSAYKVKMTAMPQMVGLYNGFGGAASLLVAVVEFVHKHGLMRQGIAGAEALDVAGSIPVHLSVLIGGVCFTGSMAAFAKLQELISGRPILFPGQHFLNLALLLGALAIGAFLTARPAADASLALFGGLVVLSLVLGWLVVIPIGGADMPVVISLMNSYSGMAVTTTGFVLRNNVLIIVGSLVGASGIILTQIMCKAMNRSLANVMFGGFGAAPSAAGVSAAAAKGTVKEASAEEAATILGNAQSVIIVPGYGMAVAQAQHAVRELADLLERRGIQVKYAIHPVAGRMPGHMNVLLAEANVPYDRLFELETINDEFQRTDVALVVGANDVVNPAAKNTPGSPIYGMPVLNVDQAKAVIVLKRSMNPGFAGIENELFVQPNTMMVFGDAKQTLAKLAQALKDGAV, encoded by the coding sequence ATGAACATTCCCGTCGAAATCTGTTATTTTCTCGCCTCCCTCCTCTTCATGCTGAGCCTGAAGGGCCTGGCGTCTCCCCGGACGGCCCGGCGCGCCAACTTCATCTCGATGGCGGCGATGGCGCTGACGGTGGTGCCCACGTTCTTCTGGAGAGTCGGAGGGACGCGGGGCGGCGCGCTCATCAACAATCTGGTCATCATTCTCGGAGGCGTCGCGCTGGGCTCGGCGATCGGCCTGGTGTCCGCCTACAAGGTGAAGATGACGGCCATGCCGCAGATGGTCGGGCTCTACAACGGCTTCGGCGGGGCGGCGTCGCTTCTCGTGGCCGTGGTCGAGTTCGTGCACAAGCACGGCCTCATGCGCCAGGGCATCGCCGGCGCCGAGGCGCTGGACGTGGCGGGGTCCATTCCCGTGCATCTTTCGGTCCTGATCGGCGGCGTCTGCTTCACGGGGTCGATGGCCGCGTTCGCCAAGCTTCAGGAACTGATTTCGGGCCGTCCGATTCTCTTCCCGGGCCAGCATTTTCTGAATCTCGCGCTTCTCCTGGGGGCCCTGGCGATCGGAGCGTTTCTGACCGCGCGTCCGGCCGCCGACGCGAGCCTGGCGCTCTTCGGAGGGCTGGTCGTGCTCTCGCTGGTTCTCGGATGGCTCGTCGTCATCCCGATCGGCGGCGCGGACATGCCGGTGGTGATCTCGCTCATGAATTCGTACTCGGGAATGGCGGTGACGACCACGGGATTTGTGCTGCGCAACAATGTACTCATCATCGTCGGATCGCTCGTCGGGGCCTCGGGCATCATCCTGACGCAGATCATGTGCAAGGCCATGAACCGGTCGCTCGCCAACGTCATGTTCGGCGGGTTCGGAGCGGCGCCGTCGGCCGCGGGCGTCTCGGCCGCCGCGGCCAAGGGAACGGTCAAGGAAGCTTCGGCGGAAGAGGCCGCCACCATCCTGGGGAATGCCCAGTCCGTCATCATCGTCCCGGGCTACGGCATGGCCGTGGCCCAGGCGCAGCACGCGGTGCGCGAGCTGGCCGACCTGCTCGAGCGGCGCGGCATTCAGGTGAAGTACGCCATTCACCCGGTGGCGGGGCGCATGCCCGGCCACATGAACGTTCTTTTGGCGGAAGCGAACGTTCCTTACGACCGTCTCTTCGAACTCGAGACGATCAACGACGAATTCCAGCGCACGGACGTGGCGCTGGTCGTCGGCGCCAACGACGTCGTGAACCCGGCGGCCAAGAATACGCCCGGCAGCCCGATCTACGGGATGCCCGTGCTGAACGTGGACCAGGCCAAGGCCGTCATCGTCCTGAAGCGAAGCATGAATCCCGGATTCGCGGGGATCGAGAACGAGCTTTTCGTTCAGCCGAACACGATGATGGTCTTCGGCGACGCCAAGCAGACCCTCGCCAAACTCGCCCAGGCGCTCAAAGACGGGGCGGTATAA
- a CDS encoding fibronectin type III domain-containing protein — protein MRWAAATVFLLAPPSPVTSIGGDRNPDGSITVFWTLPSDPSVAGIWIERERLDGPDDLVIFDISAPVTSFTDASTRPDRSYRYWVFTSNSQGELSLTAAYLEVIALEDLDDDFEFWECHVSSSARPPGPWGAVGAVTLAVLAWAGARRAVKR, from the coding sequence ATGAGGTGGGCAGCGGCTACGGTGTTTCTCCTGGCCCCGCCGAGCCCGGTGACCTCGATCGGCGGCGACCGGAACCCGGACGGGTCGATCACGGTCTTCTGGACCTTGCCCTCGGACCCGTCGGTCGCGGGGATATGGATTGAACGCGAGCGGCTGGACGGGCCGGACGATCTGGTGATTTTCGATATCTCCGCTCCGGTTACCTCCTTTACGGATGCGTCCACCCGCCCGGACCGGTCCTACCGGTACTGGGTGTTCACGAGCAACTCCCAGGGGGAGCTCAGCCTCACCGCGGCCTATCTGGAAGTGATCGCGCTCGAGGACCTGGACGACGACTTCGAGTTCTGGGAGTGCCACGTCTCTTCGTCGGCGCGCCCGCCGGGGCCGTGGGGAGCCGTCGGGGCGGTCACGCTGGCCGTTCTCGCCTGGGCGGGAGCGCGGCGGGCGGTGAAAAGATGA
- the mscL gene encoding large conductance mechanosensitive channel protein MscL, whose product MNAKAMAREFRDFLFKSNVFALATAVVIGNAVSKVVDSVVKDLFMPVIGMVAPQGEWRLLQIPLARGAALNIGSFLGTVVDFVIIAAAVFVVTKALLRAQAPPPPPPVRTCPECLESVPVAARRCRACASTLPAA is encoded by the coding sequence ATGAACGCGAAGGCGATGGCGCGTGAGTTTCGCGACTTCCTCTTCAAGTCCAACGTGTTCGCGCTGGCGACGGCGGTGGTCATCGGAAACGCCGTTTCGAAGGTCGTGGATTCGGTCGTGAAGGATCTCTTCATGCCCGTAATCGGCATGGTCGCGCCGCAGGGCGAATGGCGCCTCCTTCAGATTCCGCTCGCGCGCGGGGCCGCGCTGAACATCGGAAGCTTTCTCGGGACGGTAGTGGACTTCGTCATCATCGCCGCGGCGGTGTTCGTGGTGACGAAGGCCCTCCTGCGGGCGCAGGCGCCTCCTCCTCCGCCGCCCGTCAGGACGTGTCCGGAGTGTCTGGAAAGCGTGCCGGTGGCGGCGCGGCGGTGCCGGGCGTGCGCCTCGACCTTGCCGGCGGCCTGA
- a CDS encoding D-amino acid aminotransferase, whose protein sequence is MTTLYLNGSLLPLEEGRVSVEDRGFQFGDGVYEVIRVYNGRPFRLDAHLARLERSLEGVRIPPPEPLPRLAEICRQVLGSLKEATIYLQITRGAAPRAHAFPSGIRPTVLAYARPLQPAPESKTYTLRSVPDDRWGRCHLKTICLLPNILARQKAVESGCDEGLFVRDDGSVTEGTASNAFFVFKNVLRTHPADSRILNGITREIALFLARRLDISVEERPVKLPEARQADEIFMTGTTAEIMPVTALDGKPLAPGPVTARLRAAFRELVGSECG, encoded by the coding sequence ATGACGACGCTCTATCTGAACGGCTCGTTGCTTCCGCTGGAGGAAGGGCGCGTGTCCGTGGAGGACCGCGGGTTCCAGTTCGGCGACGGCGTTTACGAAGTCATCCGGGTCTACAACGGCCGGCCTTTTCGATTGGACGCGCACCTGGCCCGGCTGGAGCGGAGCCTGGAAGGCGTGCGGATCCCGCCGCCGGAACCGCTTCCGCGGCTGGCCGAGATCTGCCGGCAGGTCCTCGGGTCCCTCAAGGAGGCCACGATCTATCTTCAGATCACGCGCGGGGCGGCTCCCCGGGCCCACGCGTTTCCGTCCGGGATCCGGCCCACTGTGCTGGCGTACGCGCGTCCCCTCCAGCCCGCTCCCGAGAGCAAAACCTACACGCTCCGCTCCGTTCCCGACGACCGCTGGGGACGCTGCCACCTCAAGACGATCTGCCTGCTGCCCAACATTCTGGCGCGCCAGAAAGCCGTGGAGTCCGGATGCGACGAAGGGCTCTTCGTGCGCGACGACGGATCCGTCACCGAAGGCACGGCGTCGAACGCCTTCTTCGTCTTCAAGAACGTCCTGCGGACGCATCCGGCCGATTCCCGGATCCTCAACGGGATCACCCGCGAGATCGCGCTCTTCCTGGCCCGCCGGCTGGACATTTCCGTCGAAGAACGCCCCGTGAAGCTTCCCGAAGCGCGGCAGGCCGACGAGATTTTCATGACCGGGACGACGGCCGAGATCATGCCGGTGACGGCCCTGGACGGGAAGCCTCTGGCTCCGGGGCCGGTGACGGCCCGGCTGCGCGCCGCGTTCCGGGAGCTGGTCGGAAGCGAATGCGGATAG
- a CDS encoding peptide chain release factor-like protein — protein MKLNERFDVSPSKVRELIDRMRRLGIDPDAIEEHFTRGSGPGGRKVSTTSNAVLLRYPPLDLVVRCHRDRRRNVNRFLALRELVDRVEERLSPGTSKRLQEVERRRQAKARAARRARARHRAPQAPPETQGL, from the coding sequence ATGAAGCTGAACGAGCGTTTCGATGTGTCGCCCTCCAAGGTCCGGGAGCTCATCGATCGGATGAGGCGCCTGGGCATCGACCCGGACGCCATCGAGGAGCATTTCACGCGCGGAAGCGGACCGGGAGGACGCAAGGTCAGCACCACGTCGAACGCGGTTCTCCTGCGCTATCCGCCCCTCGACCTCGTGGTGCGCTGCCACCGCGACCGGCGGCGGAACGTGAACCGATTCCTGGCCCTGCGGGAGCTCGTGGACCGAGTCGAGGAGCGGCTTTCGCCCGGCACTTCGAAGCGTCTCCAGGAAGTCGAGCGTCGCCGGCAGGCCAAGGCCCGCGCGGCCCGGCGCGCCCGGGCCCGTCACCGCGCGCCGCAGGCTCCCCCCGAGACCCAGGGCCTCTGA
- a CDS encoding DUF5127 domain-containing protein: MPAGRSALGLFACAVLLLPAACAGGGGGPSRDFAPSEAPAFRAPAFPLFVQTPYLNIWLCGDRLADDSPKLWNGAVKGMAGMLKIDGRAYRFLGLPGSPLPSLRQDSARVLPTRTEFLFSQDDVALRLEFLSPADPRDLELLALPVGYLRAEIACARPRRIELYLDLTAEWAVGSSDRRVTWDGRFRLRPSQPRLFRETHNWPDWGEVHWAALDEPAASYVGPAQDLRRAFAEGKPPDRDARFPRAASDGWPAFAHVWELGSVKEPVTRRALVALTRREAALFYGDVCPAAWTRRFPDGEALVRFASSAAEEIRARAARVDAEVLARARAAGGEPLAALAALAFRQALAAGEPVRHGDRTYVLSKSLEIGGPSPVQSLETLYVASPLALAFNPDLLRMHIEPILEAVRRGFWRERFAPRDLGTYPLATGPSAPSEPGLDATAALLLLATAAGRHDPEFAREYAAVLRKMADFLHDALSSPQAAPSAVVPEGDAGPVLRAILALACFPELRSRAEALLRDWTTRARAEVHTARALNDPSGWSLKPDLFADRMLGLHFFPSDWGPREAAFARARSGRFGAPADHLKNQARADALLWIAGLAPRDGREALAADLLRLYSETPTRVPPAERYETDSGRQTGTPARPALGAVFAPVLAAEREGR; the protein is encoded by the coding sequence ATGCCCGCCGGCCGCAGCGCGCTCGGGCTTTTCGCGTGCGCGGTCCTCCTTCTGCCGGCGGCCTGCGCGGGAGGCGGCGGCGGACCGAGCCGCGATTTCGCGCCCTCGGAGGCTCCCGCCTTTCGCGCCCCGGCCTTTCCCCTTTTCGTCCAGACGCCCTACCTCAACATCTGGCTCTGCGGGGACCGGCTGGCCGACGACTCCCCCAAGCTCTGGAACGGGGCGGTCAAGGGGATGGCCGGCATGCTGAAGATCGACGGTCGCGCGTACCGGTTCCTCGGACTCCCCGGCTCCCCCCTGCCGTCCCTGCGGCAGGACTCCGCGCGCGTCCTGCCCACCCGCACGGAATTCCTCTTTTCTCAGGACGACGTCGCCCTGCGCCTGGAGTTCCTTTCCCCGGCCGACCCGCGGGATCTCGAGCTCCTGGCGCTCCCGGTGGGATACCTCCGCGCCGAGATCGCCTGCGCCCGTCCTCGCCGAATCGAGCTCTACCTCGACCTCACCGCCGAGTGGGCCGTGGGATCCAGCGACCGCCGCGTCACCTGGGACGGGCGCTTCCGGCTGCGGCCCTCCCAGCCCCGCCTCTTCCGCGAGACGCACAACTGGCCCGACTGGGGCGAGGTCCATTGGGCCGCCCTCGACGAACCGGCCGCCTCGTACGTCGGCCCCGCCCAGGATCTGCGCCGCGCGTTCGCCGAGGGAAAGCCCCCGGACCGGGACGCCCGCTTTCCCCGCGCCGCCAGCGACGGGTGGCCCGCCTTCGCGCACGTCTGGGAGCTGGGAAGCGTGAAGGAGCCCGTCACCCGCCGGGCGCTTGTGGCGCTGACCCGCCGCGAGGCCGCGCTCTTCTACGGAGACGTCTGTCCCGCGGCCTGGACGCGCCGGTTCCCCGACGGAGAGGCCCTCGTCCGCTTCGCTTCCTCCGCCGCCGAGGAGATCCGCGCCCGCGCGGCCCGCGTAGACGCCGAAGTGCTGGCCCGCGCCCGGGCCGCCGGAGGAGAACCCCTGGCCGCCCTGGCGGCGCTCGCCTTCCGCCAGGCCCTCGCCGCCGGCGAGCCCGTCCGGCACGGCGATCGAACCTATGTCCTCTCCAAGTCCCTCGAAATCGGCGGGCCCAGCCCCGTTCAAAGTCTGGAGACGCTCTACGTCGCCTCGCCCCTCGCGCTGGCCTTCAACCCCGATCTTCTGCGGATGCACATCGAGCCCATCCTCGAGGCCGTCCGGCGCGGGTTCTGGCGGGAGCGCTTCGCCCCGCGCGACCTGGGCACCTACCCCCTGGCCACCGGCCCGAGCGCTCCGTCCGAGCCAGGCCTGGACGCCACCGCCGCCCTCCTCCTTCTGGCGACCGCGGCGGGCCGCCACGATCCCGAGTTCGCCCGCGAATACGCCGCCGTCCTCCGAAAGATGGCGGACTTCCTCCACGACGCGCTTTCTTCCCCGCAGGCGGCTCCCTCCGCCGTGGTGCCCGAAGGCGACGCCGGCCCCGTCCTCCGGGCCATCCTGGCTCTGGCCTGTTTCCCCGAGTTGCGATCCCGGGCGGAGGCGCTTCTGCGCGACTGGACGACCCGGGCGCGAGCGGAGGTCCACACGGCCCGGGCCCTGAACGATCCCTCGGGATGGAGCCTCAAGCCCGACCTGTTCGCGGATCGGATGCTCGGCCTGCACTTCTTCCCGTCCGACTGGGGTCCCCGTGAGGCGGCCTTCGCGCGCGCCCGCTCCGGCCGGTTCGGCGCTCCGGCCGATCACCTGAAAAACCAGGCCCGGGCGGACGCTCTCCTCTGGATCGCCGGACTCGCCCCTCGGGACGGACGCGAAGCGCTGGCGGCCGATCTCCTGCGCCTGTACTCGGAAACGCCCACGCGGGTGCCGCCCGCCGAGCGTTACGAGACGGATTCGGGACGCCAGACGGGCACGCCCGCGCGGCCTGCCCTGGGCGCCGTCTTCGCCCCCGTCCTGGCCGCCGAGCGCGAGGGACGCTGA
- a CDS encoding NAD(P) transhydrogenase subunit alpha codes for MTEAHYWVLVFYIFALAVAAGVELISKVPPLLHTPLMSGSNAISGITLVGAILAAVYASWDFKGVLAFLGVTLATINVVGGYAVTDRMLQMFKKKK; via the coding sequence ATGACGGAAGCGCATTACTGGGTCCTGGTCTTTTACATCTTCGCGCTGGCGGTGGCGGCCGGGGTGGAACTCATTTCCAAGGTGCCGCCGCTTCTTCATACGCCGCTCATGTCCGGATCGAACGCGATCTCGGGCATCACCCTGGTGGGCGCGATCCTGGCGGCGGTCTACGCCTCGTGGGACTTCAAGGGCGTGCTGGCCTTCCTCGGGGTGACGCTGGCGACGATCAACGTGGTGGGCGGCTACGCCGTGACGGACCGCATGCTTCAAATGTTCAAGAAGAAGAAATGA
- a CDS encoding TlpA disulfide reductase family protein yields the protein MKPHLVRWHKEYAEKGLVILDIDDGSQDSLADLKASVEKEGIRYPVLWDKDARNIGAYGVQAMPAAYLIGADGKVVWEGVPDAGKPEEYEKRIRAELDKLKK from the coding sequence ATGAAGCCCCACCTGGTCAGGTGGCATAAGGAGTACGCGGAGAAGGGACTCGTCATCCTCGACATCGACGACGGCTCTCAGGACTCGCTCGCCGACCTCAAGGCATCGGTGGAAAAGGAAGGGATCCGCTACCCCGTCCTCTGGGACAAGGACGCCCGCAACATCGGCGCTTACGGCGTTCAGGCCATGCCGGCGGCGTACCTCATCGGAGCCGATGGAAAGGTGGTCTGGGAAGGAGTCCCCGACGCGGGCAAGCCGGAGGAGTACGAGAAGCGGATTCGGGCGGAGCTGGACAAACTGAAGAAATGA
- a CDS encoding DUF481 domain-containing protein: MKRFAILPLLLLLGPALRADDEVKLKNGDRVSGKLLQLAKGKLHFETPHSGKLAIDWGQVTSVRTDGKVRVRLATGEVLEGKLSTPQEGKLRVETEGPVPPVDVEFAKVTHFNEPPTQWHGSVTLAVRATDGNTHTTSFLAAGEATRETEADLILLRAIFRYGERSGDLQERNSYGLAKYLYRIYDGLYVYASVELLSDRFKDLRLGTVVSVGAGYEVFKEPWGDLAVEAGLAYFDNNFREGEDESHMGGRFAARLRLALPLGFELKDLFTYYPNFEDSADWQIRNEATLGTALGGGWNLLGGVITEFDNEPPEGLEEYDNTYFVGLGFTF; this comes from the coding sequence ATGAAACGCTTCGCGATCCTGCCGCTCTTACTCCTGCTCGGGCCCGCCCTCCGGGCGGACGACGAAGTCAAGCTCAAAAACGGCGACCGGGTTTCCGGAAAGCTTCTCCAGCTCGCCAAGGGCAAGCTCCACTTCGAGACGCCGCACTCGGGGAAGCTGGCGATCGACTGGGGGCAGGTCACGTCCGTCCGCACCGACGGGAAAGTGCGGGTCCGGCTGGCCACGGGCGAAGTCCTCGAGGGAAAGCTCTCGACCCCTCAGGAGGGCAAGCTCCGTGTGGAAACGGAAGGCCCCGTGCCCCCGGTGGACGTGGAGTTCGCCAAGGTGACCCACTTTAACGAACCTCCCACGCAGTGGCACGGAAGCGTCACGTTGGCGGTTCGGGCCACGGACGGAAACACCCATACGACGTCGTTTCTGGCGGCCGGGGAGGCCACCCGCGAAACCGAAGCGGACCTGATTCTCCTTCGGGCCATCTTCCGGTACGGCGAGCGCAGCGGGGATCTTCAGGAGCGCAATTCGTACGGCCTGGCGAAGTATCTCTACCGGATCTATGACGGATTGTACGTGTACGCGAGCGTGGAGCTCTTGTCGGACCGCTTCAAGGACCTGAGGCTCGGCACGGTGGTGAGCGTGGGCGCGGGCTACGAGGTCTTCAAGGAGCCGTGGGGGGATCTGGCCGTGGAGGCGGGCCTGGCGTACTTCGACAACAATTTCCGGGAGGGCGAGGACGAGTCCCACATGGGCGGCCGTTTTGCGGCCCGCCTGAGGCTGGCCCTTCCCCTGGGCTTCGAGCTGAAGGATCTCTTCACGTACTATCCGAATTTCGAGGACTCGGCGGACTGGCAGATCCGCAACGAGGCGACGCTGGGGACGGCCCTCGGGGGAGGCTGGAATCTCCTGGGCGGAGTCATCACCGAATTCGACAACGAGCCTCCCGAGGGGCTCGAGGAATACGACAACACCTACTTCGTCGGCCTGGGATTCACGTTCTGA
- a CDS encoding M64 family metallopeptidase has product MPLIVAGLFVLACTGAAQEDVIAASPEERPWVPDLRNPGRRVEIPPERRLEVVILGDGYLEDERERFERDVLGWYDRFLTYVPWREFRGAFRVRGLWTPGAARASRERRSRYAIASTPFDVGDVAGPQTRAGIFRALERLDAARVRTGGRLTHTTVVMLVLNERGMQPSGLAREIASPDGALSVAVGFAANAHHEFGHAYGGLRDEYIRAAGLRAERRTPDRPSLFTVSNIAHTKERRLLPWAHLSPGSEINPDPESVIGVLWVGGVAEEGAWHSEARCLMNGTHDNWTLDRSRRGAMLRDLDRFCFWCEEILVARTLHRTGQLGDSADGEILWKRWEELRPHYHKTFDVPARIRIQNELDARAGLREARIYERPIP; this is encoded by the coding sequence ATGCCCCTGATCGTCGCCGGCCTCTTCGTCCTGGCGTGCACCGGCGCCGCCCAGGAAGACGTCATCGCGGCCAGTCCCGAAGAGCGCCCCTGGGTGCCCGACCTGCGAAATCCCGGGCGGCGGGTCGAGATCCCCCCGGAGCGCCGGCTCGAGGTCGTCATCCTGGGCGACGGATATCTCGAGGACGAGCGGGAGCGCTTCGAGCGCGACGTCCTGGGCTGGTACGATCGCTTCCTGACCTACGTTCCCTGGAGGGAGTTCCGCGGAGCCTTCCGGGTTCGGGGGCTTTGGACCCCGGGCGCCGCCCGGGCCTCCCGGGAACGGCGTTCCCGCTACGCGATCGCGTCCACCCCGTTCGACGTCGGGGATGTCGCCGGACCGCAGACCCGCGCCGGCATCTTCCGGGCGCTCGAGCGTCTGGACGCCGCGCGCGTGCGGACCGGGGGGCGGCTCACGCACACGACCGTCGTCATGCTCGTCCTCAACGAGCGCGGAATGCAACCGAGCGGACTGGCCCGGGAGATCGCCTCTCCGGACGGGGCCCTCTCCGTGGCGGTCGGATTCGCCGCCAACGCCCATCACGAATTCGGGCATGCTTATGGGGGGCTGCGGGACGAATACATCCGCGCGGCGGGGCTGAGGGCCGAGCGGCGCACGCCGGACCGGCCTTCGCTCTTCACCGTCTCCAACATCGCCCACACGAAAGAGCGGCGCCTGCTTCCCTGGGCCCATCTTTCGCCGGGGAGCGAGATCAACCCGGATCCCGAAAGCGTCATCGGGGTGCTCTGGGTGGGAGGCGTCGCCGAAGAAGGGGCCTGGCACAGCGAGGCCCGGTGCCTCATGAACGGAACGCACGACAATTGGACCCTTGATCGGAGCCGCCGCGGCGCCATGCTGCGGGACCTCGACCGTTTCTGCTTCTGGTGCGAGGAGATTCTGGTGGCGCGCACCCTGCACCGCACCGGGCAGCTCGGAGACTCGGCGGACGGGGAGATTCTCTGGAAGCGATGGGAGGAGCTCCGGCCGCACTACCACAAGACGTTCGATGTCCCCGCCCGCATTCGCATCCAAAACGAGCTGGACGCGCGCGCGGGGTTGCGGGAGGCGCGCATCTACGAACGGCCGATCCCCTGA